In a single window of the Bacillus mycoides genome:
- a CDS encoding helix-turn-helix transcriptional regulator — MPQLYTDDVKTILQVRRNGVKNQIYELRTANNISQGALADKCNVSRQTINAIENNKYDPSLALAFRLAEVLGTTVDKLFLYKL; from the coding sequence ATGCCCCAACTATATACTGATGATGTAAAAACGATTTTACAGGTTAGGAGAAACGGTGTGAAAAATCAAATCTATGAATTGCGCACTGCAAATAATATTTCACAAGGTGCATTAGCGGATAAGTGTAACGTATCAAGACAGACGATAAATGCAATTGAGAATAATAAATATGATCCAAGCTTAGCACTAGCATTCCGGTTAGCAGAAGTATTAGGAACAACTGTCGATAAACTATTTTTGTACAAGCTTTAG
- a CDS encoding MFS transporter produces MNALFKNRAFMLVMASDILQQFAIWIRNMALLYFIMERTNNDPVSVSLLSVMEYAPIFIFSFIGGALADRWNPKRTMVAGDVLSVLSIVGIVLLLKLDYWQAIFFATLISAIVGQFSQPSSSRIFKRYVKEEQVANAIAFNQTLQSLFMIFGPVVGSLVYTQLGLFTSLYSLIILFLLSAIALSFLPKWVEQEQVARGSLKNDIKEGWKYVLHTKNLRMITITFTIMGLAVGLTNPLEVFLVIERLGMEKEAVQYLAAADGIGMLIGGIVAAVFASKVNPKKMFVFGMSILAMSFLVEGLSTSFWITSFMRFGTGICLACVNIVVGTLMIQLVPENMIGRVNGTILPLFMGAMLIGTSLAGGLKEMTSLVTVFCIAMALILFAIGPVLRMQIKKEDIVNREEMTN; encoded by the coding sequence ATGAACGCTTTATTTAAAAACCGAGCATTTATGCTCGTTATGGCATCTGATATTTTACAACAATTTGCAATTTGGATCAGAAATATGGCTCTTTTGTATTTCATAATGGAGCGAACGAATAATGATCCAGTTTCAGTTTCTTTATTATCGGTTATGGAATATGCACCTATTTTTATTTTCTCGTTTATCGGTGGGGCGCTAGCTGATCGCTGGAATCCGAAAAGAACGATGGTTGCTGGAGATGTATTAAGTGTACTGTCTATTGTAGGAATTGTCTTGTTGTTAAAGCTGGATTATTGGCAGGCTATATTTTTTGCAACACTCATTTCCGCGATTGTAGGTCAGTTTTCTCAGCCATCATCTTCGCGTATATTTAAACGCTATGTAAAAGAAGAACAGGTAGCAAATGCGATTGCATTTAATCAAACATTACAGTCGCTATTTATGATTTTTGGACCAGTGGTAGGATCGCTTGTGTACACACAACTTGGTTTATTTACGTCACTATATAGCTTAATTATTTTATTTTTGTTATCTGCTATCGCTCTTTCATTTTTACCAAAATGGGTGGAACAAGAGCAAGTGGCGAGAGGTTCATTAAAAAATGATATAAAAGAAGGTTGGAAATACGTTCTTCATACGAAAAATTTACGTATGATTACGATCACTTTCACCATTATGGGCTTAGCTGTTGGACTAACGAATCCATTAGAAGTGTTTCTTGTAATAGAACGGCTTGGAATGGAAAAAGAAGCCGTTCAATATTTAGCCGCAGCTGATGGAATCGGTATGTTAATTGGTGGTATTGTTGCTGCAGTTTTCGCTTCAAAAGTGAATCCGAAAAAGATGTTTGTATTCGGTATGAGCATATTAGCGATGTCATTTTTAGTAGAAGGGTTATCTACATCATTTTGGATTACTAGTTTCATGAGATTTGGAACAGGTATTTGTTTAGCCTGTGTCAATATCGTTGTCGGTACGCTTATGATTCAACTTGTACCAGAAAATATGATTGGCAGAGTAAATGGAACGATTTTACCACTGTTCATGGGGGCAATGTTAATTGGAACTTCACTAGCTGGAGGATTGAAGGAGATGACCTCACTAGTTACTGTATTTTGTATAGCAATGGCACTTATTTTATTTGCGATAGGTCCGGTTTTACGTATGCAAATAAAGAAAGAAGATATTGTGAATCGAGAGGAAATGACGAATTGA
- a CDS encoding TetR/AcrR family transcriptional regulator: MRRSAEEIKKEIAYKAESLFSQKGYAATSMEEICEITERSKGSIYYHFKSKEELFLFVVKQHTYDWLEKWNEKEKLYSTSTEKLYGLAEYYVEDIQQPISNAIEEFSMSQVVSKEILDELLALTRESYVMVEKLIEAGIQSGEFQEDDTRDLMYIVNGLLSGLGVLYYELDYKELKRIYKKAIDVLLKGMAAE, encoded by the coding sequence ATGAGAAGAAGCGCAGAAGAGATAAAGAAAGAAATTGCCTATAAAGCAGAAAGTCTGTTTTCACAGAAGGGCTATGCAGCTACATCTATGGAAGAGATTTGTGAAATTACAGAGAGAAGTAAAGGAAGCATTTATTATCACTTTAAAAGTAAAGAAGAATTATTTTTATTTGTAGTGAAGCAGCATACGTATGATTGGCTTGAAAAATGGAATGAAAAAGAGAAGTTGTATAGTACTAGTACTGAAAAACTATATGGTCTCGCGGAATATTATGTAGAGGACATACAGCAACCCATTTCAAATGCAATAGAGGAATTCTCTATGAGCCAAGTTGTAAGTAAAGAAATTCTGGATGAACTGTTAGCTTTAACTAGAGAATCATATGTTATGGTTGAGAAATTAATTGAAGCAGGTATACAGTCTGGAGAGTTTCAAGAAGATGATACGCGTGATCTTATGTATATTGTGAATGGATTATTATCGGGGCTTGGAGTACTTTACTACGAGTTAGATTATAAAGAGCTGAAACGTATTTATAAAAAGGCAATAGATGTATTGTTAAAAGGAATGGCAGCTGAATAA
- a CDS encoding thioredoxin family protein — MNTFETIEELATYIEGQQLVLLFIKTENCGVCDVMLRKVNCVLENYDYVEKVEILLQDMQEIAGRYAVFTGPTVLLFYNGKEILRESRFISLENLERTIQLFED, encoded by the coding sequence ATGAATACATTTGAAACGATAGAGGAATTAGCGACATATATTGAAGGACAACAATTAGTACTGCTGTTTATTAAAACGGAAAATTGTGGTGTTTGTGATGTTATGTTAAGAAAAGTAAATTGCGTATTAGAGAATTATGATTACGTAGAGAAAGTAGAAATATTACTACAAGACATGCAAGAGATTGCGGGGCGATATGCAGTATTTACAGGGCCAACAGTTTTATTATTTTATAATGGAAAAGAGATCCTTCGTGAATCGCGCTTCATTTCACTTGAAAATTTAGAGAGAACCATTCAATTATTCGAAGATTAA
- a CDS encoding DUF1992 domain-containing protein: protein MDVFLNIAEEKIRQAIRNGDLDHIPGKGKPLQLEDLSMVPPELRMSYKILKNAGMIPPEMELQKDILKIEDLIACCYDEVERKELQEELTAKTLRFQQVMEKRKIKDSSAFRMYQGKVFRKLR from the coding sequence GTGGATGTCTTTTTGAACATTGCTGAAGAAAAAATTCGACAAGCAATACGGAATGGTGATCTCGATCATATTCCGGGGAAAGGAAAACCACTACAATTAGAAGACCTTTCAATGGTACCTCCAGAACTTAGAATGAGTTATAAAATCTTGAAAAATGCAGGTATGATTCCACCAGAAATGGAACTACAAAAAGATATATTAAAAATAGAAGACTTAATTGCGTGCTGTTATGATGAAGTAGAGAGAAAAGAATTACAAGAAGAGTTAACAGCAAAAACGCTGCGTTTTCAGCAGGTAATGGAAAAGAGAAAGATTAAAGATAGTTCAGCTTTTCGTATGTATCAGGGTAAAGTATTTCGTAAATTACGCTAA
- a CDS encoding glycosyl hydrolase family 18 protein, whose protein sequence is MRSKKFTLLLLSLLLFLPLFLTNLITPNFALADSPKQGQKIVGYFPSWGVYGRNYQVADIDASKLTHLNYAFADICWNGKHGNPSTHPDNPNKQTWNCKESGVPLQNKEVPNGTLVLGEPWADVTKSYPGSGTTWEDCDKYARCGNFGELKRLKAKYPHLKTIISVGGWTWSNRFSDMAADEKTRKVFAESTVAFLREYGFDGVDLDWEYPGVETIPGGSYRPEDKQNFTLLLQDVRNALTKAGAEDGKQYLLTIASGASQRYADHTELKKISQILDWINIMTYDFHGGWEATSNHNAALYKDPNDPAADTKFYVDGAIDIYTNEGVPADKLVLGVPFYGRGWKSCGKENNGQYQPCKPGSDGKLASKGTWDDYSTGDTGVYDYGDLASNYVNKNGFVRGWNDVAKVPYLYNATTGTFISYDDNESMKYKTDYIKTKGLSGAMFWELSGDCRTSPKYSCSGPKLLDTLVKELLGGPITQKDTEPPTNVKNIAVTNKNSNSVQLNWTASTDNVGVTEYEITAGEEKWSTTTNSITIKNLKPNTEYTFSVLAKDAAGNKSQSTSILIKTDDANTTPPGGNGNATFSVTSNWGSGYNFSIIIKNSGTTPIKNWKLEFDYNGNLTQVWDSKISSKINNHYVITNAGWNGEIPPGGSVTIGGAGTGNPAELVNASINEN, encoded by the coding sequence ATGAGATCAAAAAAATTCACGCTGCTATTACTATCCCTACTACTTTTCTTACCTCTTTTTCTCACAAACCTTATTACTCCAAATTTCGCATTAGCAGATTCACCAAAGCAAGGTCAAAAAATTGTTGGGTATTTTCCTTCATGGGGCGTTTACGGACGTAATTATCAAGTTGCAGACATTGATGCATCAAAGCTAACTCATTTAAACTATGCTTTCGCTGATATTTGCTGGAATGGAAAACATGGAAACCCTTCTACTCACCCCGATAATCCAAATAAACAAACGTGGAACTGTAAAGAATCTGGTGTACCACTGCAAAATAAAGAGGTCCCTAATGGCACTCTCGTACTCGGTGAACCATGGGCTGATGTCACAAAATCTTATCCGGGATCGGGTACAACTTGGGAAGATTGTGATAAATATGCCCGCTGTGGAAATTTCGGAGAACTGAAACGATTAAAAGCTAAGTATCCTCACTTAAAAACAATTATTTCAGTTGGTGGCTGGACTTGGTCTAACCGCTTTTCTGATATGGCCGCTGATGAAAAAACAAGAAAAGTGTTCGCTGAATCTACAGTAGCTTTTCTTCGCGAATATGGATTTGACGGCGTTGATTTAGACTGGGAATACCCGGGTGTTGAAACGATTCCTGGTGGTAGTTATCGTCCTGAAGATAAACAAAACTTCACCCTTCTGCTTCAAGATGTTCGAAATGCATTAACGAAAGCTGGTGCAGAAGATGGTAAACAATATTTACTAACAATCGCGTCAGGTGCAAGCCAACGTTATGCGGATCATACAGAGCTAAAGAAGATTTCTCAAATACTGGATTGGATTAATATTATGACATACGATTTCCACGGTGGATGGGAAGCTACTTCTAACCATAATGCTGCACTATACAAAGATCCAAATGACCCCGCAGCGGATACGAAATTTTACGTAGATGGTGCGATAGACATTTATACAAATGAAGGGGTTCCAGCGGATAAACTCGTATTAGGTGTACCTTTTTACGGACGTGGATGGAAAAGTTGCGGAAAAGAAAATAATGGGCAATACCAACCTTGTAAACCAGGTAGTGACGGAAAGCTCGCTTCTAAAGGTACTTGGGATGATTATTCTACCGGTGACACAGGTGTGTACGATTATGGTGATTTAGCATCTAATTATGTGAATAAAAATGGTTTTGTTCGCGGATGGAACGATGTAGCGAAAGTACCTTATTTATATAATGCGACTACAGGAACCTTTATTAGCTATGATGACAATGAATCTATGAAATATAAAACAGACTATATAAAGACAAAGGGTTTAAGTGGCGCAATGTTTTGGGAACTAAGCGGGGATTGCCGTACAAGTCCAAAATATAGTTGTAGTGGACCAAAATTACTTGATACGCTAGTAAAAGAATTACTTGGTGGACCTATTACTCAAAAAGATACTGAACCACCAACAAACGTAAAAAATATTGCTGTTACAAATAAAAATTCAAACTCAGTTCAATTAAACTGGACTGCATCTACTGATAACGTAGGCGTTACTGAATATGAAATTACTGCCGGAGAAGAGAAATGGAGTACAACAACAAATAGCATTACAATTAAAAACTTGAAACCTAATACAGAATACACATTTTCAGTATTAGCAAAAGATGCTGCTGGTAACAAATCACAATCTACTTCTATTCTTATAAAAACAGATGATGCTAACACAACACCTCCTGGTGGAAATGGCAATGCTACCTTTTCAGTCACTTCAAATTGGGGAAGTGGTTACAACTTCTCAATTATAATTAAAAATAGCGGAACGACCCCTATTAAAAACTGGAAATTAGAATTTGATTATAACGGCAATTTAACACAAGTTTGGGATTCTAAAATTAGTAGTAAAATAAATAATCATTACGTAATTACGAATGCAGGATGGAATGGTGAAATTCCTCCTGGTGGATCAGTTACAATCGGAGGGGCAGGAACAGGCAATCCCGCCGAACTTGTAAATGCATCCATTAACGAAAACTAA
- a CDS encoding ABC-F family ATP-binding cassette domain-containing protein, whose product MSILTVENVSHSYGEKTILYNTCFRLLKGEHVGLVGKNGIGKSTLLRLLTGELIHDDGKIEWFPHVKIGFLQQHIDLQEGITIEEYLQSAFSNLYELERDMLKLTEEMAGAGEVAKLLVRYGELQTILENSNFYQIHTEIEEVATGLGLFEIGLEKDVSKLSGGQRTKLLLGKLLLEKADVLLLDEPTNYLDTAHIEWLQSYLQMYEKAYIIISHDEIFLNNITNVIYHLEERKVKRYAGDYETFLQSYQLQRKQLQAAYAKQQKEIVHLEGFIQKNKIRKAKQAKSREKVLEKMKKVEKVNDVPRARFDFNVYTEPVSRILQVEKLKIGYGEPLFPELDFQVKKGEKIAIIGHNGIGKTTMLKTLLGQIKPLGGSVSVGERVKPAYFAQEEFSSEITALERVWAGRPDMTRKEIRQALAKCGLKEEHVLKPIQLLSGGEQTKVRLCELIVTKSNVLILDEPTNHLDTETKTDLQEALKQYKGTVLIVSHEPSFYEAWITKIWNIEKWNV is encoded by the coding sequence ATGAGTATATTAACAGTAGAAAATGTAAGTCATTCATATGGTGAGAAAACCATTTTATATAATACGTGCTTTCGATTATTAAAGGGCGAACATGTTGGGCTAGTAGGGAAAAATGGAATTGGAAAATCAACATTATTACGCTTGTTAACGGGAGAACTTATACATGATGATGGGAAAATTGAATGGTTTCCACATGTGAAGATTGGCTTTTTGCAACAGCATATAGATTTACAAGAAGGCATAACAATTGAAGAATACTTGCAAAGTGCGTTTTCTAACCTGTATGAGTTGGAACGTGACATGTTAAAACTTACAGAAGAGATGGCTGGAGCAGGAGAAGTAGCGAAATTGTTAGTAAGGTATGGAGAGTTACAAACTATATTGGAGAATTCTAATTTTTATCAAATTCATACAGAAATTGAGGAAGTAGCAACAGGCTTAGGCTTGTTTGAAATAGGATTGGAAAAGGATGTTTCAAAGTTAAGTGGTGGTCAGCGGACAAAGTTGTTACTTGGGAAACTCCTTTTAGAAAAAGCGGATGTTTTATTATTAGATGAGCCAACTAACTATTTAGATACAGCACATATAGAATGGTTGCAATCATATTTACAAATGTATGAAAAAGCTTATATTATCATTTCGCATGATGAAATATTTTTGAACAATATTACGAATGTTATTTATCATCTAGAAGAACGAAAGGTTAAGCGCTATGCGGGAGATTATGAAACCTTTTTGCAAAGTTATCAATTACAAAGGAAACAATTACAAGCGGCGTATGCGAAACAACAAAAAGAAATTGTACATTTAGAGGGTTTTATTCAAAAAAATAAAATTCGTAAAGCGAAACAAGCGAAAAGTCGTGAAAAAGTATTAGAGAAAATGAAAAAGGTTGAAAAGGTTAACGATGTACCTCGCGCCCGTTTTGATTTTAATGTTTATACTGAGCCAGTGAGTCGTATATTACAGGTAGAGAAACTGAAAATTGGTTATGGTGAACCGTTATTTCCGGAATTGGATTTTCAAGTGAAAAAAGGGGAAAAGATTGCGATTATTGGTCATAATGGGATTGGAAAAACAACAATGTTAAAAACATTACTAGGACAAATAAAACCGTTAGGCGGCTCAGTTTCTGTTGGGGAACGAGTAAAACCCGCTTATTTTGCACAAGAGGAATTTTCCTCAGAAATAACTGCACTAGAAAGAGTATGGGCAGGGAGACCAGATATGACAAGAAAAGAAATCCGACAAGCATTAGCAAAGTGCGGATTGAAAGAAGAACATGTATTAAAACCTATCCAGTTATTAAGTGGAGGAGAACAAACAAAAGTACGATTATGCGAACTTATCGTAACTAAAAGCAATGTTTTAATTTTAGATGAACCAACTAACCATTTGGATACAGAGACTAAGACGGATTTACAGGAAGCGTTAAAACAATATAAAGGTACAGTTTTAATTGTTTCACATGAGCCCTCTTTCTATGAAGCATGGATAACGAAAATATGGAATATCGAAAAATGGAACGTTTAA
- a CDS encoding ABC transporter ATP-binding protein, producing MSGLQIKDIVKAFDGKNVLANISASIQEGEFVSFVGPSGCGKSTLLNMIASVEEPTSGEVFYNEEYVKKQDVVSYMPQQDLLLPWRSALQNIVLPLEIEGKPKRQRLTEGMEALKQFELDEYADHYPDELSGGMRQRISFLRTYLCEKPIMLLDEPFGKLDAFTKMEVHSWLLNSWHQEKQTIVMVTHDLDEAILLSDRVFILSQRPASIVGEVQVELPRPRTMDMLTSLELKKDKEEILRVLAPYMKK from the coding sequence ATGAGTGGATTACAAATAAAAGATATTGTAAAAGCTTTCGATGGAAAGAATGTATTAGCAAATATTAGTGCGTCTATACAAGAGGGAGAGTTTGTCTCTTTTGTAGGTCCGAGTGGTTGTGGAAAAAGTACATTATTAAATATGATTGCAAGTGTTGAAGAGCCAACGAGCGGAGAAGTGTTTTATAACGAGGAGTATGTAAAAAAACAAGATGTTGTTAGTTATATGCCGCAACAAGATTTATTACTACCATGGCGATCGGCTTTGCAAAATATCGTTCTTCCATTGGAAATCGAAGGGAAGCCTAAAAGACAAAGGCTGACAGAAGGAATGGAAGCATTAAAGCAATTTGAGCTAGATGAATACGCAGATCATTATCCAGATGAGTTATCAGGTGGAATGCGTCAAAGAATTAGTTTCCTTCGTACGTATTTATGTGAAAAGCCAATTATGCTACTGGATGAGCCTTTTGGAAAATTAGATGCATTTACAAAAATGGAAGTACACAGTTGGCTTTTAAATTCTTGGCATCAAGAAAAGCAAACAATTGTTATGGTTACACATGACTTAGATGAGGCAATTTTACTTTCTGATCGCGTATTTATTTTATCTCAAAGACCAGCATCAATAGTTGGCGAGGTCCAAGTGGAATTACCTAGGCCGCGAACGATGGATATGTTAACATCTCTTGAGTTAAAGAAGGATAAGGAAGAAATTTTAAGAGTATTGGCTCCTTACATGAAAAAATAG
- a CDS encoding ABC transporter substrate-binding protein — protein sequence MKKGLKIMLAALLAVTVAGCNPAKKEESSSKDKKVKVVLDWFPNTNHTGLYVAQTKDYYKKQGLDVEIIQPGDNVTAEQMIASGKADFAISAQENVTLARVEGIPVVSVGAIIQHNTSAFASLKKDNMTSPKDFEGKRYGGWGGPAEEATLKTIMEKHQADFNKVEKIILGQTDFFKSIGRDADFEWIYYGWDGIEAKRQGKELNTIMVKDLDPALDFYSPVIITSEKHTKQDKDFVKKFMTATTEGYDFAIKEPKEAADILIKAVPDVNKELVQESQKWLSTKYQDDAKAWGVQKEEIWTNYMNFLYDNKVIKKKIDVKDAFTNEFLPSEK from the coding sequence ATGAAAAAAGGTTTAAAAATTATGTTAGCTGCATTATTAGCAGTAACTGTTGCTGGATGTAATCCGGCGAAGAAAGAAGAAAGTTCAAGTAAAGATAAAAAAGTAAAAGTCGTTTTAGATTGGTTTCCAAATACGAATCATACTGGCTTATATGTAGCGCAAACGAAAGATTATTACAAAAAGCAAGGGCTTGATGTAGAAATTATCCAGCCTGGTGATAATGTAACGGCAGAGCAGATGATTGCTTCTGGGAAAGCAGACTTTGCGATAAGCGCACAAGAAAATGTAACATTAGCTCGTGTTGAAGGAATCCCAGTTGTTTCTGTTGGTGCAATTATTCAGCATAATACCTCTGCTTTTGCATCTCTAAAAAAAGATAATATGACGTCACCGAAAGATTTTGAAGGTAAACGTTATGGCGGCTGGGGGGGACCAGCAGAAGAAGCGACGTTAAAGACGATTATGGAGAAACATCAAGCTGATTTTAATAAAGTTGAAAAAATTATTCTTGGACAAACAGATTTCTTTAAATCAATCGGTCGTGATGCAGACTTTGAATGGATTTATTATGGATGGGATGGAATTGAAGCGAAGCGTCAAGGAAAAGAGTTAAATACAATTATGGTAAAAGACTTAGATCCAGCGCTTGATTTCTATAGTCCTGTTATTATTACAAGTGAAAAGCATACGAAGCAAGATAAAGATTTTGTGAAAAAATTTATGACGGCAACGACAGAAGGTTATGATTTTGCAATTAAAGAACCGAAAGAAGCTGCGGATATTTTAATTAAAGCTGTTCCAGATGTGAATAAAGAATTAGTACAAGAAAGCCAAAAGTGGTTAAGTACAAAGTATCAAGATGATGCAAAAGCGTGGGGAGTACAGAAGGAAGAGATTTGGACGAATTACATGAATTTCTTATATGACAACAAAGTTATTAAAAAGAAAATCGATGTAAAAGATGCCTTTACAAATGAATTCCTTCCAAGTGAAAAATGA
- a CDS encoding ABC transporter permease, protein MNMQNQKRSKIITTIWLILLIAIWEGSVSLFKIEPWILPKPSAIVQELIGMKDLLLPNTVQTLQEVIIGLFFAILLGTSIAIIMDVIPLFRILMNPLLVISQTIPIVVLAPLFIIWFGYGMLPKVMVVILVCFFPIALSILEGFQTVDKNMLKLLQTMKATKWQVYQKVKFPAVLPYFFSGLKIAVTYSVMGAIIGEWLGASEGLGVMLTRATKSFLTARVFGVAAIIVMVTLCLYFIVEFMARITAPWIYRKGGRK, encoded by the coding sequence ATGAATATGCAAAACCAGAAGCGATCTAAAATAATCACAACAATTTGGCTTATCCTTCTCATTGCTATATGGGAAGGATCTGTTTCATTATTTAAAATTGAGCCGTGGATTTTACCGAAGCCGTCTGCAATTGTGCAAGAGTTAATTGGAATGAAAGATTTACTATTACCGAATACAGTGCAAACGTTACAGGAAGTAATAATTGGGTTGTTTTTTGCAATTTTACTTGGGACGAGTATTGCTATCATTATGGATGTCATCCCTTTATTTCGGATTTTAATGAATCCATTGCTCGTTATTTCGCAAACAATTCCAATCGTTGTGCTCGCACCATTATTTATTATTTGGTTTGGATACGGAATGTTGCCAAAAGTAATGGTTGTTATTCTTGTTTGTTTCTTCCCAATTGCGCTTAGCATTTTAGAAGGTTTCCAAACGGTAGATAAAAATATGCTGAAACTGTTACAAACAATGAAGGCAACGAAATGGCAAGTTTACCAGAAAGTAAAGTTTCCAGCAGTACTCCCATACTTCTTCTCAGGTTTAAAAATTGCTGTTACATATAGTGTGATGGGGGCGATTATTGGGGAATGGCTTGGTGCCAGCGAAGGATTAGGAGTTATGCTTACAAGAGCAACAAAATCCTTTTTAACGGCTCGAGTATTTGGTGTTGCAGCGATTATCGTCATGGTGACATTATGTCTGTACTTTATTGTTGAATTTATGGCAAGAATAACAGCACCATGGATATACAGAAAGGGCGGCAGAAAATGA
- a CDS encoding MTH1187 family thiamine-binding protein, which produces MSQQVTISFSVVPQAKNKDVYSVVDKAIEVVQQSGVRYEVGAMETTLEGELDVLLDVIKRAQQACVDAGAEEVITSIKIHYRPSTGVTIDEKVWKYRDEYAKPEAI; this is translated from the coding sequence ATGTCACAACAAGTTACAATTTCATTTTCAGTAGTACCACAAGCGAAGAACAAAGATGTGTATTCCGTTGTTGATAAAGCAATTGAAGTTGTACAACAGTCGGGAGTTCGTTATGAAGTAGGGGCAATGGAAACAACGTTGGAAGGAGAATTAGATGTACTTCTTGACGTCATTAAACGCGCGCAACAAGCTTGCGTCGATGCTGGAGCAGAAGAAGTAATCACTTCTATTAAAATTCACTATCGTCCAAGTACAGGCGTAACGATTGACGAAAAAGTTTGGAAGTACCGTGATGAATATGCAAAACCAGAAGCGATCTAA